In Bremerella alba, one DNA window encodes the following:
- a CDS encoding arylsulfatase — protein sequence MKRLFLAAILAAFSCSSLLAEKPNVVLVITDDQGYGDLGCYGNPVIQTPNIDKLASESSQLSNYHVAPTCSPTRAALQSGHWTDRAGAWHTIMGRSMLRAQEATLGQLLKDNGYVSGMFGKWHLGDNYPYRPEDRGYDEVYRHGGGGVGQTPDLWDNAYFDGHYFHNGEIAPAEGFCTDVFFRQANQFIRDSAKSNKPFFAYISTNAPHGPLHCPQDYMDKYADQKEGIAAFYGMITNVDDNVGKTRKLLKELGIADNTIFIFTTDNGTAYGANVFNAGMRGKKGSEYDGGHRVPFMCYWPAAGMDGKHVSDRLTHAVDIAPTLLAMTGGSAPENYKFDGKSIQALLNPTADVAWEDRYLVTDSQRLRDPRKWKQTAVMSQQWRLINGKELYDIQKDPGQKNNIAKDHPDVVAKMTAFYDKWWAELEPTFAEPTEIYLGHPNAPVASLTAHDWIQKAYPPWNQGHIRSGDGYNAKKQGAKHEGHWAVKVIRDGTYEVSLRRWPVEADQPILAELPPGTDVPGASRAMRARPGVALPITTATLRIDEKDLESKPVPQDAHEVTFTTKLKSGSHKLSPLFVTDDGSELGAYYVVVRYLGD from the coding sequence ATGAAACGGCTATTCCTCGCTGCGATACTCGCCGCATTTAGTTGCTCTAGCCTATTAGCAGAAAAACCCAATGTCGTCCTCGTGATCACGGACGACCAAGGGTACGGCGATTTGGGCTGCTACGGCAATCCAGTTATCCAGACGCCCAACATCGACAAGCTTGCGTCCGAGTCTTCGCAACTTTCCAACTACCATGTTGCCCCGACTTGTTCTCCGACACGTGCGGCGCTTCAATCGGGTCACTGGACCGACCGTGCCGGTGCCTGGCATACGATAATGGGACGCTCGATGCTTCGTGCGCAAGAGGCAACGCTCGGCCAGCTTTTGAAAGATAACGGCTACGTCTCCGGCATGTTTGGCAAGTGGCACCTTGGCGACAACTATCCTTATCGCCCCGAAGATCGCGGCTACGACGAAGTCTATCGCCATGGCGGAGGAGGCGTGGGACAAACGCCTGATCTTTGGGATAACGCCTACTTCGATGGTCACTACTTCCACAACGGTGAGATTGCTCCGGCCGAAGGGTTTTGTACCGACGTGTTCTTCCGCCAAGCGAATCAATTCATTCGCGACAGCGCGAAGTCAAACAAGCCATTCTTTGCCTATATATCGACCAACGCACCGCATGGCCCGCTGCATTGTCCACAAGACTATATGGATAAGTATGCCGATCAAAAAGAAGGCATCGCCGCGTTTTATGGGATGATCACCAACGTCGATGACAATGTCGGAAAAACGCGAAAGTTACTGAAAGAGCTAGGCATCGCGGATAATACGATCTTCATTTTCACCACAGATAACGGCACAGCGTACGGAGCCAATGTTTTTAACGCTGGCATGCGGGGCAAAAAAGGGAGCGAATACGATGGCGGGCATCGGGTGCCGTTCATGTGCTATTGGCCAGCGGCCGGGATGGACGGGAAGCACGTTAGCGATCGGTTAACTCACGCCGTCGACATCGCCCCAACGCTACTGGCCATGACTGGTGGATCGGCTCCTGAGAACTACAAGTTCGACGGTAAATCGATTCAAGCTCTTCTCAATCCGACAGCGGATGTCGCCTGGGAAGACCGTTATCTGGTGACGGACTCGCAGCGTCTACGAGATCCACGAAAGTGGAAGCAGACGGCCGTCATGTCGCAGCAGTGGCGATTGATCAACGGCAAAGAGCTGTACGACATCCAGAAAGACCCAGGCCAGAAGAACAACATCGCCAAGGACCACCCTGATGTGGTCGCTAAGATGACAGCATTTTATGATAAGTGGTGGGCTGAACTTGAGCCAACCTTTGCTGAGCCAACCGAGATCTACTTAGGGCACCCCAATGCCCCGGTCGCATCTCTGACCGCACACGATTGGATTCAGAAGGCTTATCCACCATGGAACCAGGGCCATATCCGCAGCGGCGATGGTTACAACGCGAAGAAGCAAGGTGCAAAGCATGAAGGACACTGGGCCGTCAAAGTTATTCGTGACGGCACTTACGAAGTAAGCCTTAGACGTTGGCCGGTGGAAGCAGATCAACCAATCCTGGCCGAATTGCCACCGGGAACGGACGTCCCAGGTGCAAGCCGAGCGATGCGTGCTCGCCCTGGCGTCGCCTTGCCGATCACGACAGCCACCTTGCGTATCGACGAGAAAGACCTGGAATCGAAGCCTGTCCCTCAAGATGCTCATGAAGTGACCTTCACGACGAAGCTTAAATCTGGCTCACATAAGTTGTCTCCTCTGTTCGTTACGGATGATGGCAGCGAACTGGGTGCTTACTACGTCGTGGTTCGTTACCTGGGAGACTAG
- a CDS encoding arylsulfatase encodes MFQFLTISACPLGNPSCGRTFPPLLLFRITTPVCVLSLAVFAQLFVPVPLSAESTDRPNIILMMADDMGFSDLGCYGGEIETPNLDQLAQGGIRFTQFYNTARCCPTRAALLTGLHQHQAGIGHMVGDYGIPSYQGYLNDQCVTIAEALRGAGYTTLMSGKWHVGSRPEHWPTKRGFDRYWGTPSGGGVYFKDTLQIRNTVFFVNNEEKIELPDDFYITDDLTDRAIKFIDEAVNETKKPFFLYLAHIAPHWPLQAKPEDIARYDGKYNQGWDAVREARFERQASMKFFPSGTQLSSRDKSAKAWNRLPPSAQEDLAHRMEIYAAQISCIDDNVGTLITKLKELGQYENTLFIFLSDNGCSAEGGPGGFSRGKKDAPIGTGLSYASVGLEWANANDTPFRKFKMDTREGGISSPLIIHWPQGVKSNGRLVDASSHVIDVMPTLLEVARATYPDKRNGKATIPLEGQSFANQFSSTKTVPDRDLFWEHEGNQAIRRGDWKALRINNGPWSLYNLKDDRTETTNLSKTHPEITKELATAWEAWAQRCGVWDWNKLQEHRRKK; translated from the coding sequence ATGTTTCAATTCCTTACCATTTCGGCGTGCCCCCTTGGAAACCCCAGTTGCGGCCGAACATTCCCACCTCTTTTGCTATTCAGAATTACGACACCCGTATGTGTGTTGAGTCTGGCTGTTTTTGCACAGCTCTTTGTTCCAGTACCACTTAGCGCCGAATCAACAGATCGTCCCAACATCATTTTGATGATGGCCGATGATATGGGGTTCTCCGACCTTGGTTGCTACGGAGGAGAAATCGAGACGCCCAACCTCGATCAACTTGCTCAAGGAGGCATTCGCTTTACGCAGTTCTATAACACGGCTCGTTGCTGCCCGACACGGGCCGCCTTGCTGACGGGCTTGCACCAACACCAGGCCGGCATTGGCCACATGGTTGGCGACTACGGCATCCCCTCCTATCAAGGCTATTTGAACGACCAATGCGTCACCATCGCCGAAGCACTTCGCGGAGCAGGATATACGACCCTGATGAGCGGCAAATGGCATGTCGGTTCACGACCGGAACATTGGCCAACCAAGCGAGGTTTTGATCGTTACTGGGGAACGCCGTCCGGAGGGGGTGTCTATTTCAAAGACACACTTCAAATCCGGAACACGGTTTTCTTCGTTAATAATGAAGAAAAGATCGAGCTACCCGACGACTTCTATATCACCGATGACCTGACCGATCGCGCGATCAAGTTTATCGACGAGGCAGTGAACGAAACGAAAAAACCCTTCTTTCTCTATCTGGCTCACATAGCACCCCACTGGCCATTGCAGGCTAAGCCGGAAGACATTGCTCGCTACGACGGCAAGTACAATCAAGGATGGGATGCCGTTCGCGAGGCACGATTTGAGCGGCAAGCGTCCATGAAGTTTTTTCCAAGCGGCACTCAATTGAGCAGTCGCGATAAATCTGCGAAAGCCTGGAACAGGCTACCACCATCGGCTCAAGAAGATCTGGCTCACCGCATGGAAATCTATGCCGCGCAAATTAGTTGTATTGATGATAATGTCGGCACATTAATCACCAAACTCAAAGAGTTGGGCCAATACGAGAATACGCTCTTTATCTTTCTATCCGACAATGGCTGCTCCGCTGAAGGTGGCCCTGGAGGCTTCAGTCGTGGCAAGAAAGACGCACCAATCGGAACCGGGCTTTCGTATGCCAGTGTCGGCTTGGAATGGGCGAATGCCAATGACACTCCTTTTCGTAAGTTTAAGATGGACACGCGTGAAGGAGGCATTTCTTCGCCGCTAATCATTCATTGGCCCCAAGGTGTAAAGTCCAACGGACGCCTGGTCGATGCCTCCAGTCACGTCATTGATGTCATGCCCACCCTTTTGGAAGTTGCCAGAGCAACCTATCCAGACAAACGAAACGGCAAGGCAACCATTCCCCTCGAAGGGCAAAGCTTTGCCAATCAGTTTTCGTCAACTAAGACTGTTCCTGATCGTGACCTGTTCTGGGAGCATGAAGGAAACCAGGCGATTCGACGGGGTGACTGGAAAGCCCTGAGAATCAATAACGGTCCTTGGTCCTTATACAATCTAAAGGATGATCGTACGGAGACCACGAATCTATCCAAAACTCACCCTGAGATAACGAAAGAGCTTGCGACAGCCTGGGAAGCCTGGGCGCAGCGCTGCGGAGTTTGGGACTGGAACAAACTTCAGGAACACCGACGTAAAAAATGA
- a CDS encoding sulfatase family protein: MKRIIFAAILSVWFGVPLNAAETPNIVILYADDMGFGDLGANNPDSKIPTPHLDRLAREGLRLTDGHSSSGICTPSRYALLTGRYHWRKFHGIVQAFGPPVIDQEELTLPEILKEKGYRTACIGKWHLGWNWDEIIREDAEVKRNGGNRVIRPEAFDWSKPISGGPTSHGFDEYFGDDVPNFPPYAWFQDDHVLGQPSVMLTKTPKTPEGSWSARPGPAVKDWDFWEVVPKLADEAVDWISRQKGKPEPFFLYVPFNSPHSPIVPTKEFIGTSQAGPFGDFVHMTDAMAGKVLEALRENGFEDNTLVIFTADNGAEKYAYERVKKFGHWSSAPFRGVKRDLYEGGHHVPFVVKWPGKIKPGSTSDALISQVDLMGTIAAIIDYQLPEDSAHDSFNQLPVWTSLEASPRETIVHNTATKAYAIRDGSWLLVDAQSGSHNRIPKWFDEERGYQKDDQPGELYDLSKDPAQKSNLYRSNPDLVQQLKQKLKSIQASGQVR, from the coding sequence GTGAAGCGAATAATTTTTGCGGCCATCCTTTCGGTTTGGTTCGGTGTGCCGCTTAACGCCGCCGAAACGCCCAACATTGTCATTCTATACGCGGATGACATGGGGTTCGGCGATTTAGGTGCCAACAACCCTGATTCCAAGATTCCCACGCCTCATTTAGATCGTCTGGCACGGGAAGGATTGCGATTGACCGACGGACACAGTTCGTCTGGAATCTGCACGCCTAGCCGCTATGCCTTGCTAACGGGTCGATACCACTGGCGAAAATTTCATGGAATTGTCCAAGCGTTTGGGCCCCCGGTGATCGACCAAGAGGAACTGACACTGCCAGAAATCCTGAAGGAAAAAGGCTATCGCACGGCATGCATTGGAAAGTGGCATTTGGGTTGGAATTGGGATGAAATCATTCGCGAGGATGCTGAAGTTAAACGCAATGGCGGTAACCGGGTAATTCGACCAGAAGCATTCGACTGGTCGAAGCCTATCTCCGGCGGGCCGACATCGCACGGGTTCGACGAATACTTTGGGGACGATGTACCCAACTTTCCTCCTTACGCCTGGTTCCAGGATGATCACGTCTTAGGCCAGCCATCGGTCATGCTGACGAAAACTCCTAAGACTCCCGAAGGGAGCTGGAGTGCGCGACCCGGTCCGGCTGTCAAAGACTGGGACTTCTGGGAAGTCGTTCCCAAGTTGGCCGATGAAGCCGTCGATTGGATCTCCCGCCAGAAAGGCAAGCCGGAGCCGTTCTTTCTGTACGTGCCGTTTAACTCGCCTCATTCGCCGATCGTCCCTACTAAAGAGTTCATCGGAACATCCCAGGCTGGGCCCTTTGGTGACTTCGTCCACATGACCGATGCCATGGCCGGCAAGGTACTAGAAGCTTTAAGAGAGAACGGCTTTGAGGATAACACGCTCGTTATCTTTACTGCCGACAATGGTGCAGAGAAATACGCATACGAGCGCGTCAAGAAATTCGGCCACTGGAGTTCCGCACCCTTTCGTGGTGTGAAACGGGATCTCTACGAAGGTGGACACCATGTCCCATTCGTGGTCAAGTGGCCAGGAAAAATCAAGCCAGGCAGCACGAGCGATGCCTTGATCAGCCAGGTCGATTTAATGGGGACAATTGCTGCCATTATTGACTACCAACTTCCTGAGGACTCGGCACACGACAGCTTCAATCAACTACCGGTTTGGACATCGCTTGAAGCAAGCCCTCGTGAAACAATCGTGCATAACACGGCCACTAAGGCATACGCCATCCGTGATGGCAGCTGGCTACTGGTCGACGCCCAGTCAGGCTCTCACAATCGAATCCCCAAGTGGTTCGACGAAGAACGAGGCTACCAAAAGGACGATCAACCTGGCGAACTTTACGATTTGAGCAAGGATCCGGCTCAGAAGTCTAATCTCTACAGAAGCAATCCCGATCTTGTGCAACAATTGAAGCAGAAGCTGAAGTCGATCCAAGCAAGCGGGCAGGTCCGCTAA